A single genomic interval of Daucus carota subsp. sativus chromosome 1, DH1 v3.0, whole genome shotgun sequence harbors:
- the LOC108217502 gene encoding UBP1-associated protein 2B has translation MTKLKSKNKKPIKTPQQSYPKTLEKIKKHKSKKNQQNSKRPISQNPKKPDPESLQALLEPYTKHQLISFLIDSALKTPSVHSQIVEKAETDVSHRKLFFHGLGWDTTRQAVVLSFEKYGEIEDCSLIIDKGTGRAKGFGFVVFKSRDGAKKALEEGKLKIDNRVVWCQLACVGPVGNVGGLDGFGSRKISVGNVGKDVDSGKLREFFERFGEIEVGPLGFDAGTGKSRGYAIFIFKNLDSVKKVLEETNKVFEGVMLNCRMADSGRGGKSVSSITTVVQPLSNVVDQNVGLLGQHSVSNRLLVQQTGYNSFLGGGLFANPGGGLLGPICGQALIGGNQFGQIGGGLGGYGAVMMGQGMDCLGANQSLLGPYSSSSPVPMFPGLLQAYTETKLG, from the coding sequence ATGACAAAGCTGAAATCAAAGAACAAAAAACCCATCAAAACCCCCCAACAATCATACCCCAAAACCTTAGAAAAGATCAAGAAACACAAATCAAAGAAAAACCAACAAAACTCAAAAAGACCTATATCCCAAAACCCTAAAAAACCGGACCCGGAATCCCTCCAAGCCCTTCTTGAACCCTACACAAAGCACCAGCTCATCAGCTTTTTGATTGATTCTGCCCTCAAAACTCCTTCAGTTCACTCCCAGATTGTCGAGAAAGCCGAAACAGATGTCTCTCATAGGAAACTATTTTTTCATGGGCTTGGTTGGGACACCACGCGCCAAGCCGTTGTTTTGAGTTTCGAAAAGTATGGGGAAATTGAGGACTGTAGTTTGATTATTGATAAGGGGACTGGGAGAGCTAAAGGGTTTGGTTTTGTTGTTTTTAAGTCGAGAGATGGGGCGAAAAAGGCCTTGGAAGAGGGGAAATTGAAGATTGATAATCGGGTTGTGTGGTGTCAGCTGGCCTGTGTTGGACCAGTGGGGAATGTGGGGGGTTTGGATGGATTTGGTAGTAGGAAGATTTCTGTTGGGAATGTAGGGAAGGATGTTGATTCAGGGAAGTTACGGGAGTTTTTTGAGAGGTTTGGGGAGATTGAGGTGGGGCCGTTGGGGTTTGATGCCGGGACAGGGAAAAGTAGGGGGTATGCGAtctttatttttaagaatttggaTAGCGTGAAGAAAGTGTTGGAGGAGACTAATAAGGTGTTTGAGGGGGTGATGTTGAATTGTCGAATGGCGGATAGCGGGAGGGGTGGGAAGAGTGTTAGTTCGATTACGACTGTAGTGCAGCCTTTGTCGAATGTGGTGGATCAGAATGTAGGGTTGTTAGGGCAGCATTCAGTATCCAATCGCTTGTTGGTGCAACAGACGGgttataattcttttttggGAGGAGGGTTGTTTGCGAATCCGGGTGGAGGTTTATTGGGTCCTATATGTGGACAAGCATTAATTGGGGGAAATCAATTTGGACAAATAGGGGGAGGGTTAGGAGGCTATGGCGCGGTGATGATGGGTCAAGGAATGGATTGTTTAGGTGCGAATCAATCTTTGTTGGGGCCATATAGCAGTTCTAGTCCTGTTCCGATGTTTCCGGGTTTGCTGCAGGCTTACACAGAAACAAAATTAGGGTAG